Within the Calypte anna isolate BGI_N300 unplaced genomic scaffold, bCalAnn1_v1.p scaffold_147_arrow_ctg1, whole genome shotgun sequence genome, the region ATAAGACCCCGAAATCACCCCAGGGGCTTAAGACAGCAATGGGGGGGTCCTAAATTGCCTCTTGCAGCATCAGTACAATTGTGTCATCACAGCTCAAGTCAGGAGTggctcaaaaccccagcaccctctCTCCCATACAATGGcccctttgggttttggttgcCAGTGTAGCTCCTAAAGATAAAGGATGATCAAAGGGTTTCCAGCTCTATGGTTAACCTCCCTATTCCACCTCACACTCCATTTTCACCCATAGTAAGTTTGATACACGTTTTGGTTGCCACCACCACACAAAAGCCCAGCCTTACTTTGTCACCACACTATGGCTTCTTTCATAGGCACAGGGTGACTCCATCTGGGCAAAAATCTCCCTGAGTGCACCAAGGACAGGAAGCTTTTGGTCAAAGTGTGACGTTGGTGAAACATCACTGAATCCATCCAGAGAAATACGTGGCATTGTTGAGGAACATGTGAAAAGGTTTAGGCCCatctccaccatcagaaaatccgttggggtgagagaccccagagatgtcctgactgtgGGAGACGGTTTAGTGACAGCTcggatctggtccaaccctcacacaggcaccatgtcctacacctgccctgactgtgggaaaggttttagcaggagatgGAATTTTATTCAGCATCAGCGGATCCATAcaggtgagaaaccctttaaatgttctgagtgtgggaaggagtttacccggAGTTCCAATTTGTCACAGCATCTCCGCgtccacacaggagagaaaccctataagtgtctggagtgtgggaaggagtttacccagatCTCCAATTTATCAAAACATCGCCACATCCACACgggagagaagttgtatccctgcactcactgtgggaaagccCTCAGTAGTAGCACCTCTTGGATAGATCACCAACACgtccacactgaggaaaaaccctacacgtgtccccagtgtgggaagggcttcacagccagctggggtctcacccaacacctacggatccataggggtgaacgtccctacaagtgtcctgactgtgggaagagcttttccAGGACCTCTGTGCTCATCAGGCATTGtctcatccacacaggagagaaaccctactcgtgtccccactgctccaagagcttcagGCAAAGCTCCCACTTGTTGAGACATCAGCGACTCCATAGGGGTGAACAaccctaaagctgctcccagtgtggGAAGAGTTTTTACCAGAGCTACAGTCTCATCTCTCATCACCAGACCCACCTCAGCCATCACCAGAAATGAAGGGGCATGGTCAAGGTCACCACATTTTCCAAGCTTTAGAGTTTCAATGCTGTGACATCTTTAagctggtggggttttttaccATATAAGGCAAAGCAAGGAAGTGATTATCACTATGACAAACTCCTCAGGGGACATGGCAGGGACAGGCACCCATATGAAGCATTTTATTATGACTTTGCAGCAGGACTTCGAAAGAAAACGGGAGCGATAATCTGGGATTGTcattttgaggtgaaaagaaCCCT harbors:
- the LOC115600235 gene encoding zinc finger protein 3-like, with the translated sequence MSYTCPDCGKGFSRRWNFIQHQRIHTGEKPFKCSECGKEFTRSSNLSQHLRVHTGEKPYKCLECGKEFTQISNLSKHRHIHTGEKLYPCTHCGKALSSSTSWIDHQHVHTEEKPYTCPQCGKGFTASWGLTQHLRIHRGERPYKCPDCGKSFSRTSVLIRHCLIHTGEKPYSCPHCSKSFRQSSHLLRHQRLHRGEQP